A window of Longispora fulva contains these coding sequences:
- a CDS encoding ATP-grasp domain-containing protein produces MRVLVLNRFLLRFIPYSGYDTGDNELVLITSASGISPDPAQREKDLAGYARVVIVDNPLNSAEFEYQANLLHAEFGFGAVVALAEADLLTAARLRTRWGIAGQNWDATVPYRDKLEMKRVLSAAGIPVAPFARVDNVTDLLGFVDQVGYPVVVKPRRSSSSLGVRVLRDTADLAAFVGVDTPLRGDVPPDYLAERYIPNEMYNVDGIVTGGEVTLCWPSATTSCLGFADDEILLAAGLEPGEDWQADLVDLVRRTMAVLPTETETLFHAEVFRTPDGRLVLNEIGCRMGGGRIWEQFLISFDIDIIAAHLRRLLGSKDPAPVTRTEPAPQTGWALMPPRPGTVAAVPTDCPVPGIRHFDTGLKVGAELGRPQSSVDAIASFVAAGATRAEVQAALTAAAEWFYAELKLEEPLA; encoded by the coding sequence ATGCGCGTACTCGTCCTCAACCGGTTCCTGCTGCGGTTCATCCCGTACAGCGGCTACGACACCGGGGACAACGAACTGGTACTGATCACCAGCGCGTCCGGGATCAGCCCCGATCCGGCGCAGCGGGAGAAGGACCTGGCGGGGTACGCCAGGGTCGTGATCGTGGACAACCCGCTGAACTCCGCGGAGTTCGAGTACCAGGCGAACCTGTTGCACGCGGAGTTCGGCTTCGGCGCGGTCGTGGCCCTGGCCGAGGCGGACCTGCTCACCGCCGCCCGGCTCCGTACCCGTTGGGGCATCGCCGGGCAGAACTGGGACGCCACGGTGCCCTACCGCGACAAGCTGGAAATGAAGCGGGTGCTGTCCGCCGCGGGCATTCCCGTGGCCCCGTTCGCCCGCGTCGACAACGTCACCGACCTGCTGGGCTTCGTCGACCAGGTCGGCTACCCGGTGGTCGTCAAGCCCCGGCGGAGCAGCTCCTCGCTCGGCGTCCGGGTGCTGCGCGACACCGCGGACCTGGCGGCGTTCGTCGGCGTGGACACCCCGCTGCGGGGTGACGTGCCCCCGGACTACCTGGCCGAGCGGTACATCCCGAACGAGATGTACAACGTTGACGGGATCGTCACCGGCGGCGAGGTCACGCTGTGCTGGCCCTCGGCGACGACCTCCTGCCTCGGCTTCGCCGACGACGAGATCCTGCTCGCGGCTGGCCTGGAGCCCGGCGAGGACTGGCAGGCCGACCTCGTCGACCTCGTCCGCCGCACCATGGCGGTACTGCCCACGGAGACCGAGACCCTGTTCCACGCGGAGGTCTTCCGCACCCCCGACGGCCGCCTCGTCCTCAACGAGATCGGCTGCCGGATGGGCGGCGGAAGGATCTGGGAACAGTTCCTGATCTCCTTCGACATCGACATCATCGCCGCCCACCTGCGCCGGCTGCTCGGTTCGAAGGATCCGGCCCCGGTGACCAGAACCGAACCGGCGCCGCAGACCGGATGGGCGCTCATGCCGCCCCGCCCGGGCACGGTGGCCGCCGTCCCCACCGACTGTCCGGTACCGGGGATCCGGCACTTCGACACCGGCCTGAAGGTCGGCGCCGAACTCGGCCGGCCCCAGTCGAGCGTCGACGCGATCGCCTCCTTCGTCGCGGCGGGCGCGACCCGCGCCGAGGTTCAGGCGGCGCTGACCGCGGCGGCGGAATGGTTCTACGCGGAACTCAAACTCGAGGAGCCCTTGGCCTGA
- a CDS encoding GntR family transcriptional regulator, whose translation MTTHSGAVGRKSSQYELIASDLLEKIRSGSYRPGQALPPQNELSLSYGVSLMTLRRALLILSDQGLIVQQQGKGTFVAPPQSAYRLSALRSLTDDLREQGQQVITQVLGVGRRKTPAALPDLEAGPDGRALQVKRLRLINGKPAIHQVSWVAEPYGSQIENVDLQSVALYAALADIGQGVNTATETIRIAAATAAVAKLLGLAAGTSVFRSERVTYGVSGDVLVWDEAFIHSRFMEIRTERAAAGVSVRWTPSAAHSPARAH comes from the coding sequence ATGACAACGCATAGCGGCGCAGTTGGGCGGAAAAGTTCCCAATATGAGCTGATAGCATCGGATCTGCTCGAAAAGATTAGGTCGGGTTCGTATCGGCCGGGCCAGGCGCTGCCACCGCAGAACGAACTCAGCCTCAGCTACGGCGTCAGCCTCATGACGCTGCGTCGGGCACTCCTGATCCTGAGCGATCAGGGCCTGATCGTCCAGCAGCAGGGCAAAGGCACCTTCGTCGCCCCTCCGCAGTCGGCCTACCGCCTCAGCGCGCTGCGCAGCCTCACCGACGACCTCCGCGAGCAGGGCCAGCAGGTCATCACGCAGGTCCTCGGCGTCGGTCGACGCAAGACACCCGCGGCACTCCCCGACCTAGAGGCCGGGCCGGACGGGCGGGCGTTGCAGGTCAAGCGCCTGAGGCTCATCAACGGCAAGCCCGCCATCCACCAGGTTTCGTGGGTCGCGGAACCCTACGGATCACAGATCGAGAACGTGGACCTTCAGTCGGTGGCCCTCTACGCCGCGCTGGCCGACATCGGCCAGGGCGTCAACACCGCCACCGAGACGATCCGCATAGCAGCCGCCACCGCCGCCGTCGCCAAACTTCTCGGACTGGCGGCGGGGACCTCGGTGTTCCGCAGCGAACGGGTCACCTATGGCGTGTCCGGCGACGTGCTCGTGTGGGATGAGGCTTTCATCCACAGTCGGTTCATGGAGATTCGCACCGAGCGAGCCGCTGCCGGCGTGTCTGTTCGCTGGACTCCGTCGGCAGCCCACAGCCCCGCGCGCGCTCACTGA